The genomic segment GGAATTTTGTCGGCCCTGACGGTACAGCTAATACTTTTTACACAGCTAGTAACCAAACTATTGGCACGCAACATAATGGTGACCGTTATTTGCGCTATAAAGTTTATTTAAGTACGGCCGATGATAAAGTAACACCTAATTTGTCCGATATTAGCTTAACTTATGCTTCACAGTGTATTCCCCCAGGCCAGGCCTTTTTTACCAAACTAACCAGCGCCACTTATGACGTAGAAATTTCTTTAACTAATTACCAAACCCTTACTACCCAGGCCGACTTATCCCCTAATTGGACTAGTTTAGAAATCAGTCTGTTACCAAATTAATATGTTCCCGACCAATAAAAAATCTAACCAATCAGGTTTTACCATCTTAGAAACAGTTTTAGCTTTGGCTATTGTGGCTTTAGTTTTTTTGTCCTTAGGCTCTTTAGTCACCTCTATTCTTCGCTCCAGCCATGATATGAACCTTACCCTATTAAGCCACGATCAATCCAGATTGGCTTTAAATAAATTAACCACTGAATTAAGACGCGCTTCTGTATCATCTTTAGGTAGTTATCCTATCGCTCAAGCCACCGACCAATCTTTAACTTTTTACGCCAACCTGGATTCAACAAGTGACAAAGAAAAAATAACTTACTTTAGCGATGGCACAACTCTTAAACGATCTGTTACCAAACCCAGTGGCACCCCCTTAAACTATCAAA from the Patescibacteria group bacterium genome contains:
- a CDS encoding prepilin-type N-terminal cleavage/methylation domain-containing protein, which encodes MFPTNKKSNQSGFTILETVLALAIVALVFLSLGSLVTSILRSSHDMNLTLLSHDQSRLALNKLTTELRRASVSSLGSYPIAQATDQSLTFYANLDSTSDKEKITYFSDGTTLKRSVTKPSGTPLNYQTGNTITDELVYNLTNATTIFSYYNNDYNGQSAPLSTPVNLNDVRLIKITLIVDATPNQLPLPYTLSTQVNLRNLKDNL